One Amycolatopsis thermophila DNA segment encodes these proteins:
- a CDS encoding GNAT family N-acetyltransferase: MRIRAATAADLTVLPDIERSAGECFRDIGMPEIADDDLPAPEDLAGYPFAWVAVEPEPVAYLVAAPVDGCLHIEQVSVHAAAARRGIGRALIEVAGRAGFPALTLTTFAEVPWNAPYYERCGFVRLAPEELPPGLRRIRAAEAARGLDRWPRVAMRRPCGT, translated from the coding sequence ATGCGGATCCGCGCGGCCACAGCGGCCGATCTCACGGTGCTGCCGGACATCGAACGTTCGGCGGGTGAGTGCTTCCGGGACATCGGGATGCCGGAAATAGCCGACGACGACCTGCCCGCACCGGAGGACCTGGCGGGGTACCCGTTCGCGTGGGTGGCGGTCGAGCCGGAGCCGGTGGCGTACCTGGTCGCGGCGCCGGTGGACGGGTGCCTGCACATCGAGCAGGTGTCGGTGCACGCGGCCGCCGCGCGCCGCGGCATCGGGCGGGCCCTCATCGAGGTGGCCGGGCGCGCCGGGTTCCCGGCCCTGACGCTGACGACGTTCGCCGAGGTCCCGTGGAACGCGCCCTACTACGAGCGGTGCGGGTTCGTGCGGCTGGCGCCGGAGGAGTTGCCGCCCGGGTTGCGGCGCATCCGGGCGGCGGAGGCCGCGCGGGGGCTGGACCGCTGGCCGCGCGTGGCGATGCGCCGGCCGTGCGGCACCTGA
- a CDS encoding ANTAR domain-containing response regulator, producing MTRPERPAPLARLDDVTVALESLRGGIDEEEPLDAVLQRLAETAVNAIADADGVSVTVLDERGPRTAAITQGELRGIDEAQYAAGDGPCLLAIRTHEPVRAVSKPDSRWPAFAAAAEQCGVLAYLAVPLLLGTGARDGQELVGSLNLYSRVDGAFDPFDQKLMRLFTGAASAAISNARRWYHARQQIRHLENALTSRAEIDQAKGVLMAVHGISADEAFDRLVEQSQRQNTKLRQVAIDLLDSVRAR from the coding sequence ATGACCAGACCCGAGCGGCCCGCCCCGCTGGCCCGACTCGATGACGTCACCGTCGCACTGGAAAGCCTGCGCGGCGGCATCGACGAAGAGGAGCCGCTGGACGCGGTCCTCCAGCGGCTGGCCGAGACCGCGGTCAACGCGATCGCGGACGCCGACGGCGTGAGCGTCACCGTGCTCGACGAGAGGGGGCCGCGCACCGCCGCGATCACCCAGGGCGAGCTGAGGGGGATCGACGAAGCCCAGTACGCCGCGGGCGACGGGCCGTGCCTGCTCGCGATCCGCACGCACGAACCGGTCCGTGCGGTGTCCAAACCGGACAGTCGATGGCCCGCGTTCGCCGCCGCCGCCGAGCAGTGCGGTGTGCTGGCCTACCTCGCCGTTCCCCTGCTGCTGGGCACCGGCGCGCGGGACGGTCAGGAACTGGTGGGCTCGCTGAACCTCTACAGCCGGGTGGACGGGGCGTTCGACCCGTTCGACCAGAAGCTGATGCGGTTGTTCACCGGCGCCGCCTCGGCCGCGATCAGCAACGCGCGCCGCTGGTACCACGCGCGCCAGCAGATCCGGCACCTGGAGAACGCGCTCACCTCGCGGGCCGAGATCGACCAGGCCAAGGGCGTCCTGATGGCCGTGCACGGCATCAGCGCGGACGAGGCGTTCGACCGGCTGGTGGAGCAGTCGCAGCGGCAGAACACGAAGCTCCGCCAGGTGGCGATCGACCTGCTGGACTCCGTGCGCGCTCGCTGA
- a CDS encoding cupin domain-containing protein, producing the protein MTEAWHRPLRHIKGGELSGDTAQTSGMRRLEAISGRTAGSEKVWMGETHVGPRTNSGDHHHGEAETAIYVKSGHPVFVFADGDEEIRLETEPGDYIFVPPYVPHREENPGDEDAVVVIARSSQEGIVVNLPSLWAPVDEQGS; encoded by the coding sequence GTGACCGAGGCCTGGCACCGCCCGCTGCGGCACATCAAGGGCGGCGAGCTGTCCGGGGACACGGCGCAGACCAGTGGGATGCGCCGGCTGGAGGCGATCTCGGGCCGGACGGCCGGTTCCGAGAAGGTCTGGATGGGCGAGACCCACGTCGGCCCCCGGACCAACTCCGGTGACCACCACCACGGTGAGGCCGAGACGGCGATCTACGTGAAGTCCGGGCACCCGGTGTTCGTCTTCGCCGACGGCGACGAGGAAATCCGGCTGGAGACCGAGCCCGGCGACTACATCTTCGTGCCTCCCTACGTCCCGCACCGCGAGGAGAACCCCGGCGACGAGGACGCGGTGGTCGTCATCGCGCGCAGCAGCCAGGAGGGCATCGTCGTGAACCTGCCCAGCCTGTGGGCGCCGGTGGACGAGCAGGGCTCTTGA
- a CDS encoding SDR family NAD(P)-dependent oxidoreductase, protein MTTPSTRPLAVVTGASTGIGRELAKQFARHGYDLVIAAENPELDDAHRELTALGGQVLAVRGDLASYDGVENLVAAVASTRRPVAALAVNAGVGVGGAFVDGSLRDELNVVHLNVTSAVHLTRRLLPVMVEQAAGRVLFTSSVAAMTPGPFQAVYNATKAFLASFAEALRDELKDSGVTVTVLMPGPTDTEFFERAGMTDTKIAQGPKDDPAQVAEQGFAAMMAGKDKVVAGSVRNKVQATAARAVPDPAKAALHRKMSEPGSAD, encoded by the coding sequence ATGACCACTCCAAGCACGAGACCGCTCGCGGTCGTCACCGGGGCGTCCACCGGGATCGGCCGGGAGCTGGCGAAGCAGTTCGCCCGGCACGGGTACGACCTCGTGATCGCGGCGGAGAACCCGGAACTGGACGACGCGCACCGCGAGCTGACCGCGCTCGGCGGGCAGGTCCTGGCCGTGCGCGGCGACCTCGCCTCCTACGACGGTGTGGAGAACCTCGTCGCCGCGGTGGCGTCGACGCGGCGGCCGGTGGCCGCGCTGGCGGTCAACGCCGGGGTGGGCGTCGGCGGCGCGTTCGTGGACGGTTCGCTGCGCGACGAGCTGAACGTGGTGCACCTCAACGTCACGTCGGCCGTGCACCTGACCCGGCGCCTGCTGCCGGTGATGGTCGAGCAGGCCGCCGGCCGGGTGCTGTTCACGTCCTCCGTCGCGGCGATGACCCCCGGCCCGTTCCAGGCCGTCTACAACGCGACGAAGGCGTTCCTGGCGTCGTTCGCCGAGGCGCTGCGCGACGAGCTGAAGGACAGCGGTGTGACCGTCACCGTGCTGATGCCGGGCCCGACCGACACCGAGTTCTTCGAGCGCGCCGGGATGACCGACACGAAGATCGCGCAGGGACCCAAGGACGACCCGGCGCAGGTCGCCGAGCAGGGCTTCGCCGCGATGATGGCGGGCAAGGACAAGGTGGTCGCCGGCTCGGTGCGCAACAAGGTGCAGGCCACCGCCGCGCGGGCCGTGCCGGACCCGGCGAAGGCGGCCCTGCACCGGAAGATGTCCGAGCCCGGGTCGGCCGACTAG
- a CDS encoding alpha/beta fold hydrolase: MTTYLLVHGAWHGGWCWDRVAAPLREHGHRVFTPDLTMDAAAGLHTHAAEVAALLVDEDLRDVVLVGHSYSGFVVREAADRVPERVARIALVDAWFGRDGESMDSRAPEWFTQWVDSLTTGHLIGVPPAATVGVTDPVDVKWLEANLVPHPRRSFAEPTTLSGAVERIPCRAVVCLPGERLPFAGWAAERGWPVTGLRSGHDCMITAPDALARILQSTVD, encoded by the coding sequence ATGACGACCTACCTGCTCGTGCACGGCGCGTGGCACGGCGGCTGGTGCTGGGACCGCGTGGCGGCGCCGCTGCGCGAGCACGGCCACCGCGTGTTCACCCCGGACCTCACGATGGACGCCGCCGCCGGCCTGCACACCCACGCCGCCGAGGTGGCCGCGCTGCTGGTGGACGAGGACCTGCGCGACGTCGTCCTCGTCGGCCACAGCTACTCGGGTTTCGTCGTGCGCGAGGCGGCGGACCGGGTCCCGGAGCGGGTCGCGCGGATCGCGCTGGTCGACGCGTGGTTCGGCCGTGACGGCGAGTCGATGGACAGCCGCGCGCCCGAGTGGTTCACGCAGTGGGTGGACTCGCTGACCACCGGGCACCTGATCGGCGTGCCGCCCGCCGCGACCGTCGGTGTCACCGACCCCGTCGACGTGAAGTGGCTCGAAGCCAACCTCGTCCCGCACCCGCGCCGGTCGTTCGCCGAGCCGACGACGCTGTCCGGCGCGGTCGAGCGCATCCCCTGCCGCGCCGTGGTGTGCCTGCCCGGCGAGCGGCTGCCCTTCGCCGGATGGGCCGCGGAGCGGGGCTGGCCGGTCACCGGGCTGCGCAGCGGTCACGACTGCATGATCACCGCGCCGGACGCACTCGCCCGGATCCTTCAGTCCACAGTGGACTAG
- a CDS encoding NAD-dependent epimerase/dehydratase family protein encodes MRVVVTGASGNIGTAFLRAAAHRPEWDIVGLARRVPARRPPYDVAEWVECDLDSDEAPDVLPKVFTGADAVVHLAWAIHPGTDEPPRNRTNIEGSQEVLAAVADAGVPHLVCASSVAAYTPGPRWTRVDEDWPRAGVPGSAYSRDKARLERLVELFARQHPDIGVAVFRPCAVAQHESGSQLARWTLSPLLPTGILGNRWLPVPLWDGLRGQVVHSGDVADAICRMLDRRAEGAFNLAAEPVLGVHDLTELLGGFRVPVPRRLITGLALPTWRLGLQPMHPGWLTLADQVPLMDTTRARAHLGWEPRHDAKETLAEVIAGMRDGSGAASGPLAPRDVGRWSDRLAGIKLGRPIRQTQA; translated from the coding sequence ATGAGGGTGGTGGTGACGGGCGCGTCCGGGAACATCGGGACGGCCTTCCTGCGCGCGGCGGCGCACCGGCCGGAGTGGGACATCGTCGGGCTCGCGCGGCGGGTGCCTGCCCGGCGCCCGCCCTACGACGTGGCCGAGTGGGTGGAGTGCGACCTCGACTCCGACGAAGCCCCGGACGTGCTGCCGAAGGTCTTCACCGGTGCCGACGCCGTCGTGCACCTGGCCTGGGCGATCCACCCCGGCACGGACGAGCCGCCCCGCAACCGGACCAACATCGAGGGCTCCCAGGAGGTCCTCGCGGCCGTGGCCGACGCCGGGGTGCCGCACCTGGTCTGCGCCTCCTCGGTCGCCGCCTACACGCCGGGCCCGCGCTGGACGCGCGTCGACGAGGACTGGCCGCGCGCCGGCGTCCCGGGCAGCGCCTACAGCCGGGACAAGGCGCGCCTGGAACGCCTGGTCGAGCTGTTCGCGCGGCAGCACCCGGACATCGGGGTGGCGGTGTTCCGGCCGTGCGCCGTCGCGCAGCACGAGTCCGGGTCGCAGCTGGCGCGCTGGACGTTGAGCCCGTTGCTGCCCACCGGGATCCTCGGCAACCGCTGGCTGCCGGTGCCGCTGTGGGACGGGCTGCGCGGCCAGGTGGTGCACTCCGGCGACGTCGCCGACGCGATCTGCCGCATGCTGGACCGGCGCGCGGAGGGCGCGTTCAACCTCGCGGCCGAACCGGTCCTCGGCGTGCACGACCTCACCGAGCTGCTCGGCGGTTTCCGGGTGCCGGTGCCGCGACGGCTGATCACCGGGCTGGCCCTGCCGACGTGGCGCCTCGGGCTGCAGCCGATGCACCCCGGCTGGCTCACGCTCGCCGACCAGGTGCCGCTGATGGACACCACGCGCGCCCGCGCCCACCTGGGCTGGGAACCGCGCCACGACGCGAAGGAGACGCTCGCCGAGGTGATCGCCGGGATGCGCGACGGCAGCGGCGCCGCCAGCGGTCCGCTCGCGCCACGGGATGTGGGACGGTGGTCCGACCGCTTGGCCGGGATCAAGCTCGGGCGGCCGATCCGCCAGACCCAGGCCTGA
- a CDS encoding phytoene desaturase family protein — MTETVDAVVVGAGQNGLVAANVLADAGWSVLVLEAQPEPGGAVRTAEITAPGFRSDLCSAFYPLGRASPVLQDLGLDAYGLVWKHAPLVLAHVLADDRCVALSQNIDETAASVASFAPKDAGAWRDAFDQWLRIRHDLLDSVLRPFPPVRSASNLVRRIGVAEAYRLVRMVTLPVRRLGEELFDGEGAKLLFAGNALHTDLGPDNAGSGVFGWLLAMAGQDVGFPVPEGGAERLITALVRRLADRGGRVECNRAVRDVLIAGNRAMGVRDEHGELVRARRAVLADVPAPTLYRELVGEEHLPSRFVADLERFQWDNATIKVDWALSGRIPWTAPEARRSGVVHLDADLDGLTGYAADLACGRVPGRPFLLLGQMTTADPSRSPAGTESVWAYTHVPRGERWDRGRLEAYADRMQDTIERRAPGFTGLVRARCVQGPGELQEHNQSLVEGAINAGTAAIHQQFVFRPVPGLSRADTPVDRLYLAGASAHPGGAVHGAPGANAARAALARNGMAGGLYRATIQAAHRVIYS, encoded by the coding sequence GTGACCGAGACAGTCGACGCGGTCGTCGTGGGGGCGGGCCAGAACGGGCTCGTCGCGGCGAACGTGCTCGCCGACGCCGGGTGGAGCGTGCTGGTGCTCGAAGCCCAGCCGGAGCCCGGTGGTGCGGTGCGCACGGCCGAGATCACCGCACCCGGGTTCCGCAGCGACCTGTGCAGCGCGTTCTACCCGCTCGGCCGCGCGTCGCCGGTGCTGCAGGACCTGGGCCTCGACGCCTACGGCCTGGTCTGGAAGCACGCGCCGCTGGTGCTGGCGCACGTCCTGGCCGACGACCGGTGCGTGGCCCTGTCGCAGAACATCGACGAGACAGCCGCGTCGGTGGCATCGTTCGCGCCGAAGGACGCCGGCGCGTGGCGCGACGCGTTCGACCAGTGGCTGCGGATCAGGCACGACCTGCTGGACTCCGTGCTGCGCCCGTTCCCGCCGGTGCGGTCCGCGTCGAACCTGGTGCGCCGGATCGGGGTGGCCGAGGCGTACCGGCTGGTCCGGATGGTGACGCTGCCGGTGCGGCGCCTGGGCGAGGAACTGTTCGACGGCGAGGGCGCGAAGCTGCTGTTCGCCGGCAACGCCCTGCACACCGACCTCGGGCCGGACAACGCGGGTAGCGGCGTGTTCGGGTGGCTGCTCGCGATGGCCGGGCAGGACGTCGGGTTCCCGGTGCCGGAGGGCGGCGCGGAGCGGCTGATCACGGCCCTGGTCCGGCGCCTCGCCGACCGGGGCGGGCGGGTGGAGTGCAACCGGGCGGTGCGGGACGTGCTGATCGCGGGCAACCGCGCGATGGGCGTGCGCGACGAACACGGTGAGCTGGTGCGGGCCCGGCGCGCGGTGCTGGCCGACGTGCCGGCGCCGACGCTGTACCGGGAGCTGGTCGGCGAGGAGCACCTGCCGTCCAGGTTCGTCGCGGACCTGGAGCGGTTCCAGTGGGACAACGCGACGATCAAGGTCGACTGGGCGTTGTCGGGGAGGATCCCGTGGACGGCGCCCGAGGCGCGCCGGTCGGGCGTGGTGCACCTGGATGCGGACCTCGACGGCCTGACGGGGTACGCGGCGGACCTCGCGTGCGGGCGCGTGCCCGGGCGGCCGTTCCTGCTGCTGGGCCAGATGACCACGGCGGACCCGTCCCGCTCGCCTGCCGGGACGGAGTCGGTGTGGGCCTACACCCACGTCCCACGCGGCGAGCGGTGGGACCGCGGCCGTCTGGAGGCCTACGCCGACCGGATGCAGGACACCATCGAGCGGCGGGCGCCCGGGTTCACGGGGCTGGTCCGGGCGCGATGCGTACAGGGGCCGGGGGAGCTGCAGGAACACAACCAGAGCCTGGTGGAGGGCGCGATCAACGCCGGGACGGCGGCGATACACCAGCAGTTCGTGTTCCGGCCCGTGCCCGGCCTGTCACGCGCCGACACGCCCGTGGACCGGCTCTACCTGGCGGGCGCTTCAGCCCACCCGGGCGGCGCCGTGCACGGTGCGCCAGGAGCCAACGCAGCGCGAGCCGCACTGGCCCGGAACGGCATGGCGGGAGGCCTCTACAGGGCGACTATCCAGGCGGCGCACCGGGTGATCTACTCCTGA
- a CDS encoding SRPBCC family protein yields MIVVSQRVPIPPERVFAVLADGWLYASWVVGAAHIRQVDSHWPQVGSRIHHSVGPWPLSVKDVSAVVEVEENKLLELEARMWPMGVAKIRLTLTPDSDGGTDVEMGEKLMRGPLSLLPAPVQGAVLAPRNTEALRRLADIAVHR; encoded by the coding sequence ATGATCGTGGTGAGCCAGCGGGTGCCCATCCCGCCGGAGCGGGTGTTCGCCGTCCTGGCCGACGGCTGGCTCTATGCGAGCTGGGTGGTCGGGGCGGCCCACATCCGGCAGGTGGACAGCCACTGGCCCCAGGTCGGTTCGCGGATCCACCACAGTGTCGGGCCGTGGCCGCTGAGCGTGAAAGACGTCAGCGCCGTGGTGGAGGTCGAGGAGAACAAGCTCCTCGAGCTGGAGGCCCGCATGTGGCCGATGGGCGTCGCGAAGATCCGGCTCACCCTGACACCGGACTCCGACGGCGGGACCGACGTCGAGATGGGCGAGAAGCTGATGCGCGGCCCGCTGAGCCTCCTGCCCGCTCCGGTTCAAGGTGCCGTTCTGGCACCGCGGAACACGGAAGCCCTGCGACGCCTGGCGGACATCGCCGTGCACCGATAG
- a CDS encoding STAS domain-containing protein, giving the protein MTTELRVTRRLIDGAIVVSADGDVDLTSAADLEEQVAAACADARPPGPVVVDLSGVSFLGSIGLSLLVNAHQKCQDNSLELRVVATSRAVLRPLEVTRLDEQLRITSSLDEAVAPPATEVS; this is encoded by the coding sequence GTGACCACCGAGTTGCGTGTCACGCGACGCCTCATCGACGGAGCCATCGTGGTCTCCGCGGACGGTGACGTGGACCTGACCAGTGCTGCCGACCTGGAGGAGCAGGTGGCCGCCGCCTGCGCCGATGCCCGCCCACCGGGTCCCGTGGTGGTCGACCTGTCCGGGGTGTCGTTCCTCGGGTCCATCGGTTTGAGCCTGCTCGTCAACGCGCACCAGAAGTGCCAGGACAACTCGCTGGAGCTGCGGGTCGTGGCCACCAGCCGGGCCGTGCTGCGGCCGCTGGAGGTGACCCGGCTGGACGAGCAGCTGCGGATCACGTCGTCCCTGGACGAGGCCGTGGCACCGCCCGCGACCGAAGTGAGCTGA
- a CDS encoding ATP-binding protein yields MSGKNRWLQDREDTVRTDGSGRPTKQRSTSSAWRRAVTRLPEEAPAAGQAREFTSSALRAWQVPDDTREDVVLAASELVTNAVEHGHGEVTVVLRQCEDRLTLRVWDDDVQVPVPRARDRDPMRGNGLVIVEAVSDAWGYETGSDGKWVWAEFAVG; encoded by the coding sequence GTGAGCGGAAAGAACCGCTGGCTGCAGGACCGGGAGGACACAGTGAGGACCGACGGCTCGGGCCGCCCGACGAAGCAACGCAGCACGTCGTCCGCGTGGCGGCGGGCGGTCACCCGGCTGCCCGAGGAAGCACCGGCAGCCGGGCAGGCCCGCGAGTTCACGTCGTCCGCGCTCAGAGCTTGGCAGGTCCCCGACGACACCCGCGAGGACGTCGTCCTGGCGGCCTCCGAACTGGTGACCAACGCGGTCGAGCACGGGCACGGCGAGGTCACCGTGGTGCTGCGGCAGTGCGAGGACCGCCTGACGCTGCGCGTGTGGGACGACGACGTGCAGGTCCCGGTGCCGCGCGCGCGTGACCGCGACCCGATGCGCGGCAACGGCCTGGTGATCGTCGAGGCGGTCAGCGACGCCTGGGGCTACGAAACCGGCTCCGACGGCAAGTGGGTGTGGGCCGAGTTCGCGGTCGGCTGA
- a CDS encoding PP2C family protein-serine/threonine phosphatase: MTGTRRDEAVEEVLRELRETIARQERELRLHQSELEQTNAGLLALHAEVERQRQRSAFLDEVSRSVSASLRGREVVEALVGLIERENLADCAGVWLAVPESRGLQRLPNPESRADAAVQRVATGHQPHVEPKRLLLPLTVGPHLLGVLELLRDVEFSDEEIPFLTAVAARSAVGLRNANEYEHERELAERLQHAMLPTLSAPDDLELCARYRPAARGVNIGGDWFDAFTRADGTVVLTVGDVTGHGLDAAVVMGKLQNALRAYAAEGHGPAEALRLAHHVLRGLDSSLFATAVVADLELATGRMRWASAGHLPMLIAGAHGVRYLERPNAPMLGVPFAFDITEHEEIIAPGSHLLLYTDGLVERRAEVLDEGLDRLTGAFTGVTGLPTDEAGDRILTDMLGEDEHDDDVCLLLCRWSVRPEPAARHGAGSSRPPAGGQPTANSAHTHLPSEPVS, encoded by the coding sequence ATGACCGGGACCCGGCGCGACGAGGCCGTGGAAGAGGTGCTGCGCGAGCTGCGCGAGACCATCGCGCGGCAGGAACGCGAGCTGCGGCTGCACCAGTCCGAGCTGGAGCAGACCAACGCCGGCCTGCTGGCCCTGCACGCCGAGGTCGAGCGGCAGCGGCAGCGCTCCGCCTTCCTGGACGAGGTGAGCCGCAGCGTGTCGGCCTCGCTGCGCGGCCGGGAGGTCGTGGAGGCCCTGGTCGGGCTCATCGAACGGGAGAACCTGGCCGACTGCGCGGGCGTGTGGCTGGCGGTGCCGGAGAGCCGTGGTCTCCAGCGGCTGCCGAACCCGGAGAGCCGGGCGGACGCGGCGGTGCAGCGGGTCGCTACGGGTCACCAGCCGCACGTCGAGCCGAAGCGGCTGCTGTTACCGCTGACCGTCGGCCCGCACCTGCTGGGCGTGCTCGAACTGCTGCGGGACGTCGAGTTCAGCGACGAGGAGATCCCGTTCCTCACCGCGGTCGCGGCCCGCTCCGCGGTCGGGCTGCGCAACGCGAACGAGTACGAACACGAACGGGAGCTGGCCGAGCGGCTGCAGCACGCGATGCTGCCCACGCTGTCCGCGCCCGACGACCTGGAGCTGTGCGCGCGGTACCGGCCCGCCGCGCGGGGTGTGAACATCGGCGGCGACTGGTTCGACGCGTTCACCCGCGCCGACGGCACGGTCGTGCTGACCGTGGGCGACGTCACCGGCCACGGACTCGACGCCGCCGTCGTGATGGGGAAGCTGCAGAACGCGCTGCGCGCCTACGCCGCCGAGGGGCACGGCCCCGCGGAGGCGCTGCGGCTGGCCCACCACGTGCTGCGTGGCCTGGACAGCTCGCTGTTCGCCACCGCCGTGGTCGCCGACCTCGAGCTGGCGACCGGCCGGATGCGCTGGGCGAGTGCCGGGCACCTGCCGATGCTGATCGCCGGTGCGCACGGCGTGCGGTACCTGGAGCGTCCGAACGCGCCGATGCTCGGGGTGCCGTTCGCGTTCGACATCACCGAGCACGAGGAGATCATCGCGCCGGGCAGTCACCTGCTGCTCTACACCGACGGGCTGGTCGAGCGCCGCGCCGAGGTGCTGGACGAGGGTCTGGACCGGTTGACCGGCGCGTTCACCGGGGTCACCGGGCTGCCCACGGACGAGGCGGGCGACCGGATCCTGACCGACATGCTGGGCGAGGACGAGCACGACGACGACGTGTGCCTGCTGCTGTGCCGCTGGTCGGTGCGGCCGGAGCCGGCGGCGCGTCACGGCGCCGGCTCGTCCCGGCCGCCGGCAGGCGGTCAGCCGACCGCGAACTCGGCCCACACCCACTTGCCGTCGGAGCCGGTTTCGTAG
- a CDS encoding SpoIIE family protein phosphatase translates to MTRDDLIVTEPSHVGRARVIAASAAARAGLPLERVHLVSLAATELASNLLKHAKRGVFSVVAALGRVDVLAVDCGPGIGRIEDSMRDGFSTVGTMGGGLGAVRRAADVFDLYSRRGQGTAVLARWHIAPVRLPGRMRIGSAILTAPGETECGDRWTAEAADDTVTVAVSDGLGHGGLAARASDVAISTVAAHTGLRPARILELMQPSLASTRGATVAVAQLTPAEGRMRFSGVGNVSTRFYADPDRSVQRIVSRHGIVGVAARSGPSDSAYEWSPRSWLVLHTDGVSDKWSNTDWPGLFNHDPATVAGWILGQRGRGRDDACVLVVTGGGGR, encoded by the coding sequence GTGACCCGGGACGACCTGATCGTGACCGAGCCGAGTCACGTCGGCCGCGCGCGCGTCATCGCCGCCTCGGCCGCCGCCCGGGCCGGGCTGCCACTGGAACGGGTGCACCTGGTGTCGCTCGCCGCCACCGAACTGGCGTCCAACCTGCTCAAACACGCCAAGCGCGGGGTGTTCAGCGTGGTTGCGGCCCTGGGCCGGGTCGACGTGCTCGCGGTCGACTGCGGCCCCGGGATCGGCCGGATCGAAGACAGCATGCGCGACGGCTTCTCCACCGTCGGGACGATGGGCGGGGGTCTGGGTGCCGTCCGCCGGGCCGCCGACGTCTTCGACCTCTACAGCCGCCGGGGCCAGGGCACCGCCGTGCTCGCGCGCTGGCATATCGCACCCGTCCGGCTGCCCGGACGGATGCGGATCGGCAGTGCGATCCTCACCGCACCGGGTGAGACGGAGTGCGGTGACCGGTGGACCGCGGAGGCGGCGGACGATACCGTGACTGTCGCGGTGAGTGACGGCTTGGGTCACGGCGGGTTAGCAGCCAGGGCCAGCGACGTGGCGATCTCCACTGTCGCCGCCCACACCGGCCTGCGCCCGGCTCGTATCCTGGAGCTGATGCAGCCGTCCCTCGCCTCCACCCGTGGCGCGACCGTGGCGGTCGCCCAGCTGACACCGGCGGAGGGACGCATGCGGTTCTCCGGGGTGGGCAACGTGTCCACCCGGTTCTACGCGGACCCGGACAGGTCCGTGCAGCGCATCGTGTCCCGGCACGGCATCGTCGGCGTCGCCGCGCGGTCCGGCCCGTCCGACTCGGCCTACGAGTGGTCCCCCCGCAGCTGGCTGGTCCTGCACACCGACGGGGTGTCGGACAAGTGGAGCAACACCGACTGGCCCGGCCTGTTCAACCACGACCCAGCCACCGTCGCCGGCTGGATCCTGGGGCAGCGCGGTCGCGGCCGGGACGACGCCTGCGTGCTCGTCGTCACCGGGGGCGGCGGGCGATGA
- a CDS encoding anti-sigma regulatory factor, producing the protein MTRAPSTSTVAIHDEYDIVHVRHAAREAASTAGFSLVQQTKLVTAASELARNALVYGGGGQAEIAVEDLGGNPTVRMTFTDKGPGIPDIEAAMADGFTTGSGLGLGLGGAKRLADQFRIESVPGRGTKVEISMSVRRSSGS; encoded by the coding sequence GTGACACGGGCGCCCTCCACGAGCACGGTCGCCATCCACGACGAATACGACATCGTGCATGTGCGGCACGCCGCCAGGGAGGCGGCGTCCACCGCGGGGTTCAGCCTCGTGCAGCAGACGAAACTGGTCACCGCGGCCAGCGAACTCGCCCGCAACGCCCTCGTCTACGGCGGCGGCGGGCAGGCGGAGATCGCGGTCGAGGACCTGGGCGGCAACCCGACGGTGCGGATGACCTTCACCGACAAGGGACCGGGAATCCCGGACATCGAGGCCGCGATGGCGGACGGGTTCACCACCGGCTCCGGCCTCGGCCTCGGGCTGGGCGGGGCCAAGCGGCTCGCCGACCAGTTCCGGATCGAATCCGTGCCCGGCCGCGGCACCAAGGTGGAGATCAGCATGTCCGTGCGGCGAAGCTCGGGCTCGTGA